In Desulfomicrobium apsheronum, a single window of DNA contains:
- a CDS encoding ATP-binding protein, whose protein sequence is MATSSRILPTDVSGRLGRKLLLWILLGSTVFTVLGTVVQLTFDYRNDREAMLSQLEQIRTSRLSSLTSALWHLDEVQILVQLEGVLEMRDMMYAEVITPEGIRHFRGVQAEEKNLIVRKYPLQYRVLDRIDMIGTLVVAADKSALWRRLLDKSLVIGITQGVQIFLVAILVVFIFYMLVTRHLRRMALYTSGLTIDRLQEPLLLDKSSKWPDEIDIVVRAFNDMRENLLRDIKQRENAEKKLKEAEGYIRNILDSMPSILVSVDVDGRITQWNQQAVLKTGVSVEDAMGRQVADVFPGAPVSMDQIRAAVNTNLPVKIPKVPRMNEDVVTEYVDVTVYPLTTNNAQGAVIRIDDATERVRLEEMLIQSEKMISVGGLAAGMAHEINNPLAGILQNGQVIRNRISPELPANRKLAEELGTDMELISAYFERRGCLRMMDSIMDSGLRAARIVENMLSFSRKNNLRMAEVDIPALLDRTLELAANDYDLKKQYDFRKIRIEREYEENLPLVHCEESKIQQVFFNLIRNGAQAMGSQDRPPCFILRVMSAGTEVRIEIEDNGPGMSEELRKRVFEPFFTTKRVGEGTGLGLSVSYFLIVENHGGRIDVESSPGKGSVFIIHLPLTPVDKTTGGAL, encoded by the coding sequence ATGGCGACCTCCTCAAGAATTCTTCCAACCGACGTCAGCGGTCGACTGGGTCGCAAGCTGCTGCTCTGGATACTTCTCGGGAGTACCGTGTTCACGGTGCTCGGAACGGTGGTGCAGCTCACTTTTGATTATCGCAACGACAGGGAAGCCATGCTTTCGCAGCTTGAGCAGATCCGCACATCGCGCCTGTCCAGCCTGACCAGCGCCCTGTGGCATCTGGACGAGGTGCAGATTCTGGTTCAGCTCGAAGGGGTTCTGGAGATGCGCGACATGATGTACGCCGAGGTCATCACTCCAGAGGGGATACGGCATTTTCGCGGCGTGCAGGCCGAGGAAAAGAACCTGATCGTTCGGAAGTATCCTCTCCAGTACAGGGTGTTGGACCGCATCGACATGATCGGCACCCTCGTCGTGGCCGCCGACAAGAGCGCCCTGTGGCGCAGGCTTCTGGACAAGAGCCTGGTCATCGGCATCACCCAGGGCGTGCAGATCTTCCTGGTGGCCATCCTTGTCGTCTTTATCTTTTACATGCTGGTCACGCGTCATTTGCGTCGAATGGCTCTCTACACTTCCGGGCTGACCATCGACAGGCTGCAGGAGCCGCTTCTGCTGGACAAGTCCTCGAAATGGCCCGACGAGATCGACATCGTGGTTCGCGCCTTCAACGACATGCGCGAAAACCTGCTCCGGGATATCAAGCAAAGGGAAAATGCCGAGAAGAAGCTCAAGGAGGCGGAAGGGTACATCCGCAACATTCTTGATTCGATGCCCTCGATTCTGGTCTCTGTCGATGTGGATGGCCGTATCACCCAGTGGAACCAGCAGGCGGTGCTTAAAACCGGCGTTTCGGTGGAAGATGCCATGGGGCGTCAGGTCGCGGACGTATTTCCCGGGGCTCCGGTCAGCATGGATCAGATCAGGGCGGCGGTGAACACCAACCTTCCGGTCAAGATCCCTAAGGTGCCAAGAATGAATGAAGACGTGGTGACCGAGTATGTGGACGTCACGGTCTATCCCTTGACGACCAACAACGCGCAGGGCGCGGTCATACGCATAGACGACGCCACGGAGCGCGTGCGTCTCGAAGAGATGCTCATCCAGTCGGAGAAGATGATCTCCGTCGGCGGCCTGGCCGCAGGCATGGCCCACGAGATCAACAACCCCCTGGCCGGAATTCTGCAAAACGGGCAGGTCATCCGAAACAGAATTTCCCCCGAGTTGCCCGCGAACAGAAAACTGGCGGAAGAGTTGGGAACGGACATGGAACTGATCAGTGCCTATTTTGAACGTCGCGGCTGCCTGCGCATGATGGATTCGATCATGGATTCGGGCTTGCGGGCCGCGCGGATCGTGGAGAACATGCTTTCTTTCAGTCGCAAGAACAATTTGCGCATGGCCGAGGTCGACATCCCGGCCCTTCTGGACCGCACGCTCGAACTTGCGGCCAATGACTATGATCTCAAAAAGCAGTATGACTTTCGAAAGATCAGGATCGAGCGCGAGTATGAGGAAAATCTGCCGCTGGTGCATTGCGAGGAAAGCAAGATCCAGCAGGTCTTTTTCAACCTGATCCGCAACGGGGCCCAGGCCATGGGTTCCCAGGACCGTCCTCCCTGTTTCATTCTGCGCGTCATGAGCGCCGGCACGGAGGTTCGGATCGAGATCGAGGACAATGGGCCGGGCATGTCCGAAGAGTTGCGCAAGAGGGTTTTCGAACCGTTTTTCACCACCAAGCGGGTGGGGGAAGGCACGGGCCTTGGCCTCTCGGTTTCCTATTTTCTGATAGTTGAAAACCATGGCGGCAGGATCGACGTGGAATCCAGCCCCGGCAAGGGTTCCGTCTTCATCATCCAT